From Lentimicrobiaceae bacterium, a single genomic window includes:
- a CDS encoding PAS domain-containing protein produces MKFLRNKIVVLISIIAFVSIGFIIFLQLYFSASVERIKRTYAETQLNQLQSQIIINENSTDHAVCQFASNKTILSEAANEENDITSIQHQLNATGLQFLIVTDANIKPSKIFCNNNHRKTHLLPSDTSIFHKSLGDGKITRYFIWDNDSLFAISAIKVALSNQEKAGTSPGWLFAGRYINEEYSKNLILHEPGTVEIKKEAQPAQSVINKKTSIYTSDLPLYGWDNEAVATVELQTQPELMKVLSGHQFLLLIGMMVSIFVFTIFIGLYLNRYYILPIRYISLALKNKDPEYIKAINDNDPDIKTLQSMIINIFSQERMLSDMIHQRNDDHMNTFHAAILSKINEAVYATDHKGIITYWNKSAESLYLTKEEHAVSKIAAVLIRNLWAKPNDEEIHLNELKTNGVWQGKLKQEIPDGSEIMVDLSISCLYDNYGALLGHLYIVRKGH; encoded by the coding sequence ATGAAATTTCTAAGAAACAAGATTGTTGTACTTATCTCAATTATTGCGTTTGTAAGTATAGGTTTCATTATTTTTCTTCAACTGTATTTCAGTGCATCCGTAGAACGGATTAAAAGAACATATGCTGAAACTCAGTTAAACCAGTTGCAAAGTCAAATCATTATTAATGAAAATTCAACCGATCACGCGGTTTGTCAATTTGCATCAAACAAAACGATATTGTCTGAAGCCGCAAACGAAGAAAACGATATCACCAGCATTCAACATCAACTAAATGCTACTGGATTACAATTTCTGATAGTCACTGATGCCAACATCAAGCCTTCAAAAATTTTTTGCAATAATAACCATCGGAAAACGCACTTACTGCCATCAGATACAAGTATATTTCACAAGTCACTTGGCGATGGCAAAATCACCAGATATTTTATATGGGACAATGATTCTCTTTTTGCCATTTCTGCAATAAAAGTTGCTTTATCCAATCAGGAGAAAGCCGGAACATCACCAGGCTGGCTATTTGCAGGCAGGTACATAAATGAGGAATACTCTAAAAACCTCATATTGCATGAACCCGGCACGGTTGAAATAAAAAAGGAAGCCCAACCGGCCCAGTCAGTTATCAATAAAAAAACATCAATTTATACATCTGACTTACCTTTATACGGCTGGGACAATGAAGCTGTAGCAACCGTAGAACTTCAAACACAGCCAGAATTAATGAAGGTATTATCAGGTCATCAGTTTTTGCTGCTGATAGGCATGATGGTAAGCATTTTCGTATTTACCATTTTTATTGGATTGTATTTAAACAGGTATTACATTCTGCCCATCAGATACATTTCGCTGGCACTAAAGAACAAAGACCCCGAATATATTAAAGCAATAAACGATAACGACCCTGATATCAAGACATTGCAAAGCATGATTATAAATATATTTAGTCAGGAGAGAATGCTGTCGGATATGATTCATCAACGAAATGACGATCACATGAATACTTTTCATGCGGCCATCCTTTCAAAAATCAACGAAGCAGTTTATGCTACTGACCATAAGGGCATAATTACTTACTGGAATAAATCAGCCGAAAGCTTATACCTGACCAAAGAAGAGCATGCTGTTTCAAAAATAGCCGCTGTACTCATCCGCAACCTTTGGGCCAAACCCAACGACGAAGAAATCCATTTAAACGAATTGAAAACAAATGGGGTTTGGCAGGGTAAGCTCAAACAGGAGATTCCTGATGGCAGCGAAATCATGGTTGATTTAAGTATCTCATGCTTA